In Miniphocaeibacter halophilus, the following proteins share a genomic window:
- a CDS encoding Asp23/Gls24 family envelope stress response protein has product MSAHIINELGVIQISDNVISKAISDVAMQSYGVVGLVSASATDSLLTLLGKDNITKGVVLNIKNNKMTIDLHVILEYGVKISVVTENLIDAIKFHVEEHTGIEVEKVNIIVRDIRLQNQEEI; this is encoded by the coding sequence ATGTCAGCTCATATAATAAATGAATTAGGAGTAATACAAATTAGCGATAATGTTATCTCAAAGGCTATAAGTGATGTTGCAATGCAATCATATGGCGTTGTAGGATTAGTTAGCGCAAGCGCTACTGATAGTTTATTGACTTTGTTAGGAAAAGACAATATAACTAAAGGCGTTGTATTAAATATAAAAAATAATAAAATGACTATAGATTTACATGTAATATTAGAATATGGAGTAAAAATTTCAGTTGTTACTGAAAATTTAATTGATGCAATTAAATTTCATGTAGAAGAACATACCGGTATAGAAGTTGAAAAGGTTAATATAATAGTAAGAGATATTAGACTCCAAAATCAGGAGGAAATATAA
- the rpmB gene encoding 50S ribosomal protein L28: MSKKCEICGKSRVFGHDITFSHKKNNRSWAPNIRKVKAVVDGKTKRINVCTRCLRSGKVVRPQ, translated from the coding sequence ATGTCAAAAAAATGTGAAATCTGTGGTAAATCCAGAGTATTTGGACACGACATTACTTTCTCACATAAAAAGAATAATAGAAGTTGGGCGCCAAATATTAGAAAAGTAAAAGCAGTTGTTGACGGAAAAACAAAAAGAATTAATGTGTGTACTAGATGTTTAAGATCTGGTAAAGTTGTTAGACCTCAATAA